In Moorena sp. SIOASIH, the sequence GTTTTACCTGAAGGGGCAATTTTCTATTGAATGGGAAGTATGAAGATATTTACACAAATTTATATTTACCCAAGTAATCAAAAATTAAACCTTTTTTAAAAAAATTTATAACTAAATTACCACTTCGAGAGATTTATTCCATGCCAGTAATAGGGTCACAAATATCACCAATCGCTACTATAGCTATTAACGCCACTTTTTTATCAGAGCGTCTCCATAACCCTTGTTACCAGAATTTTATTCCCCAAAAATATCATGATCTGATTGAAGAACGCCTCAATACCTGGTCTAAACTCCTGGGAGGAGAACAACAACTTAAACAGCGCCTTCAGTGGGATGGATTAGACTTAACTACAGTCCGTAACTTACTAGAAACAGGGGAGTATAGAGAAGATTACCCCTTACCAAGCTGGGCAGAAACTCTCAAAGAATTAATTGAAACTAGCGCCGCTTCATGGCTAACTCTAGAGGGGGAAGATAAATCTCTACTTGACTCCCAAAATCCCTTACCTTTTGAAGACTTTTATTTACCCTTTATCCGAGTAGGGCGCAGTAAATTATCCACTCGATTATCAGCAAATAGTCCAGAAGCGTTGTTGAGCCAAGAAGCCTACGCAGCCCTAGAAAGGAGCTTGCTGCAACAACTGGTTAATTTAGGCACAGAAACCTTACTATTTGAATTTAACACATTCCGGGAAGCTCACCCTCCTGCTAACCAAACGACTCCCCAAGAAAGTCGAATTATTTATAATACTTTTTTAAAAAATCTTCTCAAAGATGGGGGGTTGGCATTTTTCAATCGTTACCCAGTCTTCGGTCGCATGATAGCAACAACCCTTGATTTATGGGTAGAATCTACTACTGAATTTATCCAACGTCTACAAGAAGATTTATCGGCAATTGAACGTACCTTTTCTTCTGATCAGGTAAGCTTAGGAAACGTCCAAACAATTGAGACTTCTCTCTCCAATCCCCACCATGGTGGACGCTCGGTTTTAGCTCTTACATTTTCTTCCGGAATTAAACTGGTGTATAAGCCCAAAGACTTGGGTTTAGATGTTGCTTTCAATCAGTTACTAGACTGGTGCAACCACCAGGAAACATCCTTAAGCTTCAAATTAACTAAGATTCTCAATCGCCAGGGATATGGATGGGTTGAATGTATTGAGCACCAACCTTGTGACAATCAAGCTGCAGTTCAACGCTTCTATAAAAGAGCAGGGATGTTATTATCACTGCTCCATGTATTAGGAGCAAGTAGTTGTGATAATCAAAATGTGGTTGCTAGTGGTGAATATCCGATTCTGATCGATGCTGACCTCTTGATGCATCCTGTACAGCACAGCGTGACTGAATCTGAAGACTGGTTTAAGTATTCAGTGCTTCATACAGGATTTTTACCTGGTTGGGAAGGAGATACGTACTCGGCAAATGCTCAAGATTCCAGCGTCCTAGGTAATATTTGGCCAAAGCAAATAAATTCCTCTCGGGAGTGGAAATTTATTAACACCGATGGGATGCACTTAGCTCCCAACAGTGTGATTATTCCTGCCGGGACTAATGTGGTCATTCTAGACGGTAAAACTGTCTCACCTAATAACTATGTTGAGGAAATCGTCACTGGCTTTGAGGAAATCTATCACCTGTTAAGTAAAAATCGGGAAATGCTCCTAGGGGAAGAAAGTCCCCTCTGTGCCTTACAATTTTTAAAGTCTCGATTTAGTCTGCGCCCAACCCTCACCTATGGTATGGTCTCGAAACGCAGCCTAAGTCCTGAATATTTGCGTAATGGCGCGGACTATAGCATTCTGATCGATTTTCTCAGCCGTCAGTACTTAATGGGTGAAGAAAAATTAGAATTTGATAAATTATTAGAAGCAGAAACGAATTCTTTACAACAGCTAGATATTCCCTATTTCACGGTATCTTGTAATAGTGATTCCCTAGAGTTGGCATCAGCTCAACCAATCAAGGAGTTTTTTAAAACATCCAGTTACCAACGGTTAATTGCTAAAATCCAAAGCCTTGATGAAAAGGATTTAGCCCGACAAATTAAATTGATTCGGGCGAGTTTTTATGCTAAGTATGCCCATTTGACTAAGAACAGTGCTGCTTTACAGGGGAATTTATTCCAATTCTCCTCATTGAATCCTGAGGAATTATTGGAAGAAGCTATAGAAATTGGCAATAGTCTTGTTGCCAGTGCAATTCATACTGGTGACGGCTGCAACTGGATTGATTTAGATTATATCTCCAAGGCGCACCGCTATCAACTTGGGCGATTGGATGATTCCTTATTTACGGGGCGAGCTGGAGTTAGCCTATTCCTAGCAGCTCTAGCAAAAATTACTGGTGATCCAGAATTTAAAGAGGTAGCTTTAGCAGCTTTATCCCCTTTACGTCAGTCTCTTAAGAAAGCACAAGCCGACCGAAACTTGTTGCAGTTAAGACTTGATGGAATCAAATTAGGTGGTATCCTCGGTTTAATGGGGCTAGGTGGGATTATTTACAGTTTGGTTAAAATTAGTCAGTTTCTCCAAGAGCCAGCCCTTCTCGAAGATGCCCAGCAAGCTGCAAAACTAATTACAGCAGATGTAATCGCTGCCGATCAAAAGCTGGATATTATTTTTGGAGTAGCCGGGGCAATTATGGGCTTATTAACTCTCTATCAACAGACAGGAGAGAAAGTCCTATTAGACATAGCAGTAGCCTGTGGCAATCATCTCCTATCACAGCGAACTCATACCGCCCCTAGGGCGTGGAAGACAATCAGTAAAACCCCATTAACCGGATTTTCTCACGGTGCAGCAGGTAATTCCTTGTCTTTACTACACCTATATGCTGCTACTGCAGACAAAGTTTATTTGGAAGCGGCGAAAGAAGGAATCGAATATGAAACCAGTGTTTTTGACACCTCAGTCCGAAACTGGCCAGTTTTCTCTTCATTCGAAGAGACGAATCGAATTATTTTACAGCACACCTGGTGTAATGGAAGCGTGGGAATTGGATTAGCCCGTTTAGGCAGTTCAACGATTCTACAGACAAAGCAAATTTACTCTGACATTGAGGTAGCTTTGGAAACCACCAAGCAGTATGCAGTATCTAGTCTAGATGTAGACTTTCTATGCTGCGGGAGTTTGGGCAGAACTGAACTATTTGTTGTCGCATCCCAAAAACTTGGCAACCAGGAATGGCTAACAACTGCTAGGGAACAGGCTGCATCGGTAATAGCAAGGGCAAAAAATAATGGATCATATGCTTTGTTACCTCATTTGCCTAACTCTGTTTTCAGTCCTAATTTTTTCAAGGGAAGCGCAGGTGTAGGTTATCAATTGTTGCGTTTAGCCTCTCCAGAATCCTTACCTTCTGTTCTGATTTGGGAGTAGAATGAACTTTGCAGGTGGGGTTGATGTCACCAAGGTTGATGTAGGGTGGGCAGTGCACCAGACAGATCATGAAGCTTGCAAAGGGCGTTGGTAGGCACTGCCCACCTTACGATTAATGACTTCTGTTCTGATTTGGGAGTATTACTCTACCCTAACTAAGCCGAAATGATAATTTCATCAACTGAACGATATTAATACATAAGTTTCCTTTGGAAATCAGCGCCAGTATCTTCTGGCGCTGATTTTTCTTTATTTGCCTAAGCTCGACGTTGTCCAGTCAACTACTGTAAATAAAATGATTCTGCAAAATTGCCAGTAATAATTAATATTTTGATTGATTTAAGTGACATAATTATTTGATTTATGGCTGAATTAAAGAGTAATTTAAATGCTAGTTAATCCTTTTATATAGCAATCCACGCTGATGAAGGTATACGAACGGTTGATGATGTTTTCCGATCAAATTGGTGTATTAATAAGATTGCTTAAAAAGGTGACAATCTAAATCATTCGGTATTGCCTGTTCGCTATTGGGCACATTTATAGACGGTTTTAAGCAATTAAAATCACATAAATGTAGGTATTCTGTCATTTTATATAGTTGTATGCTAGAGACTTTTTCAAAAAATGTGACTATCATAAAAATATGAAGCAAGCATCACTAGCTTGATTTGAAATCAACCACATTAACAAACATTTATTGGAGTTAAAATCAAATGGCTAATATTAATATTAATGATCTTTCAGCTCTTAATCTGACTGGCGCTGAGTTGTTTAACGATTCAGAAAGTTTTATGATGGAAGTGAATGAAGACAGTGAGGCAATCCTTATCATAGGGGGGCAAAATGAAAGTTGCTGCTTATGTAGTCACACCTGCGGAAAAACCCTTAACGCTCAGTTCGAGATGCAGTTCGATATGCAGTAAAACTTATTCGTGAAATCTTAACAGGGAACAGAGAGTTATAAAACCGAACTTTTGCAATAGTTATGGTTCTTCAGTACCTGTTATGCTAAATTTCGAGTTAAAAAACTCAAAAAGTTTACCGTACAGGGAAAATTAGGCTATTCAACTAACAAAATTTTCTGAATACTGCCTCTGACCACTGTTTCCTGTTCCCTGTTCCCTCTTACAGACTGTTTATTTAGCATAACAAGTACGGAAGAGCCAGGAATTTTTTTTAAATTGCTTTTCATTTTTTTGATTGGCTGCTATTTAAGGGATAATCACTGATTTAAACTACTCATTTACTATAATCCGTATAGACGATCGATATTTCTAAGTGTTTGGATGTTTGTATGTCAGTAGTTGAGCCTCACCCTAGAGAATAGTAAACATAAAATAATTATTGAATTATAGTCTTTTAGTCCAAGAGTAGTCTTGGGCTATTTTTTATGGTTTCCATAAGTCTCAAAACAAAAAAAAATAGCCGTAGAAATACTATCCACGGCTATTTCAATTCCTTATGTCACAAAATTAGCAAACCTAACCTGCTCTGATCTGATTGGCCAAGGGCCGCGCTACAAAACCAGACCAAAACCAAGGCCAGGGGGGAAACCCCCCCAAACATTTAAGGTGTTATGGCAACAACCAATACTTGGTTATTGTAGTGATCACTTCCCCTGGAACATCAGTCGGTTCCAGAGGGGTCCACTCCGCAATCTCTGCATAACCTAGGGCGTAAAGCATCTGCATACTATAGATGACTGCTTGACGAGAACCTTTGAGAGTCTGCTGAGCAGGTTGTTTCTTGAAGTTTTGGCTGAATTTTGTTGACATAAATAAGAATTGAATTTCGGTTTATAATGATTATTGTAATGATTATAGTTGTAGTTGTCAAGGGTTTTTAAAAAGTTTTTTTTGGGAGTTTTAGGAGTAATAAAAACGTCAGCTATTAGCTATCAGGTATCAGCTATCAGCTTTTTATAGTTTTTCTCAGCTCCACTAGTTTTGTGGAAATAACTGTTTTAGTTTATTCCGTAAATTAGAAATAAAGCGTTTTCCCTAGCTATCAGGTACACAGTATTTTTCCCTGCTCCCTGCTCCCTGCTCCCTGCTCCCTGCTCCCTACTCCCTACTCCCTACTCCCTACTCCCTACTCCCTACTCCCTACTCCCTACTCCCTGCTCCCTAAAACCTACGACTTTTTACCTAAGCCAATTTGCCATAACTACATCTAACTTTATGACAAAAAAAGTTTACTTATAACATGAATAAATTATAAAAAAACTCAACAAACTCAAGTAATCAAAGTATGATTCAAACAGAGATCAAAAATTATTACAATTAATTTTTGTTCCCTACTCCGAAGTCCCTACTCCCTGCTCCCTGCTCCAATGCCTTGGAAGCGATCGCAAACTACTCTGGAATTGTGGATGCTGGGTTTGAGTTAATCCCCGTAGAGTCTCCCAAAGTGGATCCGGTGGCAGATAATCCAATTTCTTTGTTAATTTAGTTACAATATCGGAAATGTTGACTGTATTAACCTAGTACAAAAATGCTTTAGTTAATTTAAAACGGCTAGAACCTAACCTTAGTCTTGTAGTCCAAGAGTAATCTTGGGCTATTTTTTATGGTTTTTCTCAGCTCCACTAGTTTTGTGGACATAACTGTTTTAGTTAATTCACTAAATGCTAGAGCATCTCAATATAGGATTATACTAGGTTTTAAACTATGTAACTTCTAGGGTCATTATGATGTATAAAGAGGTGGCTAATAGGTTTATATAGTTGCTAGCACTATCTAAATTATATGACAAAAATGTTTTATTTTTAGCACCAATTAACTAGAAAAACTATAGACAGAGTTAATTCAATTAACTATGCTGAAAAAGCAGGGAAAACGCATCTAATTTTCTGAGTCCTATATATAGTGTTTTTTAAAGTAAATAAACACTATACAGCGTTTTTTATAACTATCAGGTAGACAGGATTTTTTCCCTCTTCCCTGCCCTTCTGGGAGGGGTTAGGGGTGCTGAGGGGGTGACAACAAGGCTAAAAAGTATACAGGG encodes:
- a CDS encoding type 2 lanthipeptide synthetase LanM family protein — translated: MPVIGSQISPIATIAINATFLSERLHNPCYQNFIPQKYHDLIEERLNTWSKLLGGEQQLKQRLQWDGLDLTTVRNLLETGEYREDYPLPSWAETLKELIETSAASWLTLEGEDKSLLDSQNPLPFEDFYLPFIRVGRSKLSTRLSANSPEALLSQEAYAALERSLLQQLVNLGTETLLFEFNTFREAHPPANQTTPQESRIIYNTFLKNLLKDGGLAFFNRYPVFGRMIATTLDLWVESTTEFIQRLQEDLSAIERTFSSDQVSLGNVQTIETSLSNPHHGGRSVLALTFSSGIKLVYKPKDLGLDVAFNQLLDWCNHQETSLSFKLTKILNRQGYGWVECIEHQPCDNQAAVQRFYKRAGMLLSLLHVLGASSCDNQNVVASGEYPILIDADLLMHPVQHSVTESEDWFKYSVLHTGFLPGWEGDTYSANAQDSSVLGNIWPKQINSSREWKFINTDGMHLAPNSVIIPAGTNVVILDGKTVSPNNYVEEIVTGFEEIYHLLSKNREMLLGEESPLCALQFLKSRFSLRPTLTYGMVSKRSLSPEYLRNGADYSILIDFLSRQYLMGEEKLEFDKLLEAETNSLQQLDIPYFTVSCNSDSLELASAQPIKEFFKTSSYQRLIAKIQSLDEKDLARQIKLIRASFYAKYAHLTKNSAALQGNLFQFSSLNPEELLEEAIEIGNSLVASAIHTGDGCNWIDLDYISKAHRYQLGRLDDSLFTGRAGVSLFLAALAKITGDPEFKEVALAALSPLRQSLKKAQADRNLLQLRLDGIKLGGILGLMGLGGIIYSLVKISQFLQEPALLEDAQQAAKLITADVIAADQKLDIIFGVAGAIMGLLTLYQQTGEKVLLDIAVACGNHLLSQRTHTAPRAWKTISKTPLTGFSHGAAGNSLSLLHLYAATADKVYLEAAKEGIEYETSVFDTSVRNWPVFSSFEETNRIILQHTWCNGSVGIGLARLGSSTILQTKQIYSDIEVALETTKQYAVSSLDVDFLCCGSLGRTELFVVASQKLGNQEWLTTAREQAASVIARAKNNGSYALLPHLPNSVFSPNFFKGSAGVGYQLLRLASPESLPSVLIWE